In the Gorilla gorilla gorilla isolate KB3781 chromosome 10, NHGRI_mGorGor1-v2.1_pri, whole genome shotgun sequence genome, one interval contains:
- the KLRK1 gene encoding NKG2-D type II integral membrane protein encodes MGWIRGRRSRHSWEMSEFHNYNLDLKKSDFSTRWQKQRCPVVKSKCRENASPFFFCCFIAVAMGIRFIIMVTIWSAVFLNSLFNQEVQIPLTESYCGPCPKNWICYKNNCYQFFNESKNWYESQASCMSQNASLLKVYSKEDQDLLKLVKSYHWMGLVHIPTNGSWQWEDGSILSPNLLTIIEMQKGDCALYASSFKGYIENCSTPNTYICMQRTV; translated from the exons AGATGAGTGAATTTCATAATTATAACTTGGATCTGAAAAAGAGTGATTTTTCAACACGATGGCAAAAGCAAAGATGTCCAGTAGTCAAAAGCAAATGTAGAGAAAATG catctccattttttttctgctgcttcATCGCTGTAGCCATGGGAATCCGTTTCATTATTATGGTAACGATATGGAGTGCTGTATTCCTAAACT CATTATTCAACCAAGAAGTTCAAATTCCCTTGACCg AAAGTTACTGTGGCCCGTGTCCTAAAAACTGGATATGTTATAAAAATAACTGCTACCAATTTTTTAATGAGAGTAAAAACTGGTATGAGAGCCAGGCTTCTTGTATGTCTCAAAATGCCAGCCTTCTGAAAGTATACAGCAAAGAGGACCAG GATTTACTTAAACTGGTGAAGTCATATCACTGGATGGGACTAGTACACATTCCAACAAATGGATCTTGGCAGTGGGAAGATGGCTCCATTCTCTCACCCAACCT ACTAACAATAATTGAAATGCAGAAGGGAGACTGTGCACTCTATGCCTCGAGCTTTAAAGGCTATATAGAAAACTGTTCAACTCCAAATACATACATCTGCATGCAAAGGACTGTGTAA